GCTGTTGTAGGAAATGAAGTGATTTTAAAAAGCAATATTATTCAACAGATTTATATTTTAATACAACAAAAACAGGGCAACAATTTAGATGTAAATGATCCAAAAGTTTTTCAACAAATATTAAATTCTGTTATAGATGAAAAATTAGTATTAGCTCAGGCAAAAGAAGATAGTATAACTGTTAATGATGACGAAGTTCAACAAGCATTAGATATGAGACTTAGTGGACTAATCCAGCAAGTTGGTTCAGAAGAAAGACTTGAAAAAATTTATGGAATGACGATGGTTCAAATTAGAAATGAAGCAAGAGAATTAATTAAATCACAAATGTTAGTTGAGAATATTCAACGCAGAAAATTTTCTAATGTTAAACCAACTGAAAACGATATAAACGAATTCTATAGTTCTTATAAAGATTCTTTACCATATGTTCCTGAACAATTTGAAATAAAGCATCTTGCTTTAAAAATCAAACCTAGTCAAAACGCTAAAGAATTAACAATTGCCTTAGCAAATAAAATCATCGATTCTTTGAAAAATGGTGGGGATTTCTCAGATTTTGCAAAAAGATATTCATCTGACCCTGGTTCTGCAGTCAAAGGTGGAGATCTTGGTTTTGTTGGTGAAGGGAAATTTGTAAAACCATTCGAAGATGCAGCTAAACAATTAAGCATAATGGAAATATCAAAACCAATTGAAACTCAATTTGGATTTCATATTATTCAGTTGTTGGATAAAAAAAATAATGAACATCATACAAGGCATATTTTATTAAAAGTAATAGAATCTGATGTTGATAAAACAAATTTAATTAATAGGTTGAATGAGTTAAAGAATAAGGCAAATTCAGGGGAGTCATTTGATTCACTTGCTAAAAAATTTAGCGAAGATGAAAGTTCTAGAGGTTCTGGTGGGAATTTAGGGAAATTCAGTTCAGAACAATTAACTCCAGATTACAAAAGAGACTTATCAAATTTAAAAGTTGGAGAAATATCAAATCCTTCTATAGTTTCTCTTTCTCCAACTGAAAATGCTTATCATATTTTAAAGTTTAGTCAGAAAATTCCAGCACATAAACTTGACCCAAAAGAAGATAGAATTCAGTTAGCCCGTATGGCAACAGTTTATAAACAAAACAAAGAATATTCCAAATGGTTAGTTGAGTTGAGATCAAAAATTTATTGGGAAATTAAATAATAATTATGTTTACTAATCAGGAAATATCAGCTATTAATAAAATTGATTTTAAAACCTATTCACTTAAGAATGGTTTAAAAATTATATTGTATAAAAATAATAAAGCACCAATAGTCAATATCTTAGTCTGGTATCATGTAGGTTCAAAAAATGAATTACCAAACAGAACTGGATTTGCACATTTGTTTGAACATTTAATGTTTCAAGGTAGTGAGAACCTTAAAAAGTCAGAACATTTTACTTATATTCAAAAAGTTGGGGGATCTTTAAATGGTTCTACTTCATTTGATAGGACAGATTATCATGAAACATTACCATCTGATTATTTAGAATTAGGATTGTGGTTAGAAGCAGATAGGATGCGTGCTTTAGATTTATCTCAAGAAAATTTTGATAATCAACGAGATGTTGTTTTTGAGGAATATAATCAAAGATATGTTAATGCTCCATATGGAAAATTGTTTCCTTTATTAACTTCCATGTTATTTTCTGATACAAATTATTCATGGACACCAATTGGTAATATGGATCAATTAGCTGAATCAACACTTGAAGAATGTAAAGCTTTTCATAATAAATTTTACAAACCAAATAATGCAACTTTAGTAGTTTCTGGTGATTTTGAATATGATGATGTAATTCAGTTGATTGAAAAACATTATAGTGATATTGAACAAGGAGATGAAGTGAAATTTGATGGTGTAATTGATAATATTATTACAGGACAAAAAAGACTAATTCATAAAGACAATGTTCCTTTATCTAAAGTTTTTATAGGATTTAAAGGATTAAAAATTGGTTCAGAGAATTCTGAAACAGCAGATATTCTTGCCTTAATAATGGAAGAAGGACGCTCAGGCAGGTTGCAATCTAGTATGGTATTTAACTCTAACCCTATTGCTCAGCAAGTATCATGCTTTAATGCTTCTTTTGAAAAAAATGGAATGATTATTTTTTCAGCAACATCAAATGGAATTTCTACTCCAGAAGAATTGGAAAATATGTTAATGGAACAGATCAACTTAATTAAATCTGAAGGAATTTCAACTAGGGAATTACAATCTGCGAAAAATGTTATGGAAGCTTCTATATCAAATACTTTTAATTATTTAAGTGGCGTTTCAAATGCTTTAGCTTCAAACCATGTTTTCTTAAATGACATAAATAGAATCAATTTAGAATTCTCAAAATATAATTCAATTACTAAGGATAATGTAAAAGCATTTGCAAACGAGATTCTAGAATTTAATAAATCCTGTGTTTTACACTTTGTACCTGAATAAATTTACTATAAATTATATTTTAAATTTGTAATCTTAATCATCATAAATTTCTAAAACTTAATAATTTTCAATCAAATGGAAACAAAATTAGTAACATTAAATAATAGATTGACTCAATTAGAGTCCTCTAACAAAAAATGGAGAGTAATTTCCATTGCATTAACTTTTTGCATAATTTGTATAATCTCAATTGCAGCAATTCCCTCTATTCCTGATGTAATTCAAGCAAGAAAATTTGAAGTTGTAAACTCAATGGGTGATCCAGTTGTAGTTCTAAGTAATGACAATAATGGTGGCACAATAACAGTTAATAATTCTTTTAAAACTCCCATTGTTAATATAGGAGGAAATAGTTATGGATATGGGACATTAAAAATTCAAAATGATGCAGCAAAAACCGTAGTTAGTGCTGGTGGCTTCCAAAATGGAGGTATAATTTCTATTTCAAACAATCAAGGAGTTTCAGTATTAAATGCATCCCCAGATAAAGATGGTAAAGGTGCATTGTCTATTTATGATAATTTAGGAAATTTGACTTGGTCCCCTATTTCATCAACAGAAAATAAATAAATCAAATAGTATGAATAATAATATGTTAATAATTGAGCAAAGGCTTAAAGGAATTGAAAAAAGTAATAACAATTGGTTTAGATATTCATTGGTTTCATTATGTTTGATAGTTGGTTCAATTATATTTGCCTTTAAACCTCAGGTTGCTGAAGTCGTACAAGCAAGAAGCATAGAACTTTTAAATCCAATGGGTGATAAGTTAGTTAAAGTTAATTCAGATCAATCTGGAGGTAACATTGATATTAATAGTAGTTTTGAAGGTAATAACAATATAGTTAATATAAAGCAAACAACTACTAATGGTGGTTCATTGAATCTTAATAATGACTTAAACAAATCTGTTTTCGTTCTTTCTGGTACTCAAGATGGTGGTTCTATGAGAATTACAGACAAAATAGGTAATTTAGTTACAATTTTTGGATCTAGTAATTTGAATACAGGTTCAATATATCTTTTTGATAAGCAAAATACAATTCTTTGGACTGGACCACCACAATATGTGGAAACTCCTCCAATCAAAGAAGTTAATCCAGATGCAAAAAGTTCAGCAACAAAAAAAGGAAAAACTACTAAAAAATCCAAAAAAAGGAAATAAATTCTAAATCAATTAAAGTGTAGGTTGATAAAAGAAAGAATCCCGTAAAAAAAAATTTTGACGGGATTCTCTGTATTTCACTAATACAACATAAATATTTACCTATACTCCAAAACTTGAACCACATCCACATGTTTTGGCTGCATTAGGATTATTAAAAGTAAAACCCCTACCATTCAAACCATCTGTAAAATCAAGTTCAGTTCCCATCAAATAGAACAAACTTTTAGCATCTACAAACAATTTTACATCACCTAACAACACCTCTTTATCACCATCTCTTTTTTGAGAATCAAAACCTAAAGTGTAACTTAAACCAGAACAACCTCCACCCTTTACACCTACTCTTAAACCATAATCACTAGGAATTTTATTTTGTTCCATTATTTTATGTACTTCTAAAACTGCTTTTTCAGTTATAGAAATTGGAGAAGATGGATTTGAAATCTTTGGGGATAATATTTCTATATCTAATATATCTGACATTTGACAATTTGTAAATTTTATTTGTAATTATGATACTTCAACGCTAGCAATTAAAGTTGCCTGTTTTTTCTTAAAATCTTCAACTGCTGCTTTTATTGCATCTTCTGCTAAAACTGAGCAATGTATTTTAACGGGTGGTAAATTTAAATCTTCAACTATTTGTGTATTTTTCAACTCAAATGCTTCCTCGATAGTTTTACCTTTGATTAATTCTGTTGCATAACTTGAAGATGCAATAGCTGAACCACATCCAAATGTTTTAAATTTGGCTTCTTCAATTACTCCTGTTTCAGGATTAATTTTAATTTGCAACCTCATCACATCCCCGCACTCAGGTGCACCCACTAAACCAGTACCAACTGTTGCATCACTTACATCTAATGTTCCAACATTCCTTGGATTATTAAAATGATCTATAACTTTATCTGAATATGCCATATTAATTTATTTAAATTTATTTAAATTTATTTTAAAATTTTTATTGAGTCAATTTCTTAATGCCGATTTCAACCAATATTTATTTTACTTTTATAGATTCTAATATTATATAAAAATTACTCTAAAGTCCTTTAGTTAATTTTGCTGCATTTATTTTTTCTTTCCATTTTAAAATTCTCTGATTTGAAATTTCTGGACTTACAGGTTCTAGAGCTTTTTTAATTTTTGGTTTGGATTCACTTACAGAAACATGTTCTTCAATTTCTTCATATTCTAAGGGTTCAATTAATGAATAATCTACCATATTTAATTCATAACCTAATTTATTTAATCTTCTAAAAATACCCTTTTCTTCTAAAGTATTAGCTAAATCTAAAGCAACTTTTTCAAATTTACTATAAGGGACTTTAACTTGATTCTTATCTAAAAACCTAGAGAGTCCATATTGAAAATCTCTAAAAAATATTCCTGATTTATGAAAAACTGGGAAATGATTTTCTTTCATAAAATCAAATAACGGTTTTGGATTTTCCTTAAGAGAATTTAGACTATAATTCATATTTTAATAAATAATAAATGTTTGCCAAAAATAAGGAAATTAAACGAATTGAGTTAAGTACTAAATTAAAATTAATGCCAAAATCAAAGTCTCAAAAGATTATTGAATTAATGATGAGCCCATTCAATTGAATTAAGATCTATTCCCATTTTTACCATTTCATATAGAGGTGACATATCCCTTAAATGTGAGACTGCTCCTATTAATTTATCTAAAGTATAATCTATTTCTTCTTCAGTTGTAAATCTTCCAAGACCAAATCTAATTGATGAATGTGCTAAGTCTTCACCAACACCTAATGCCTTTAGAACATAACTTGGTTCTAAAGTTGCTGATGTACAAGCAGACCCAGATGATACAGCTATCTCTTTGATGCCCATCATCATCCCTTCTCCTTCAACATAAGCAAAAGAAATGTTTAGATTTCCAGGGAGTCTTCTTGTTGAATCAATTACAGGATGTGGACCATTAATATAAATTTCATCTAACTTTGCATTTATACCATCCCATAATTTTTTTCTAAGTCCAATTACATGATTAGTATCTTGATCCATTTCATTTATTGCAATTTCTAAAGCTTTTCCAAAACCAACAATACCAGGTACATTCAAAGTACCTGATCTCATACCTCTTTCGTGACCACCCCCATCAATTTGAGAGGCTAACCTTACACGTGGTTTTTTCTTTCTAACATAAAGTGCACCAACTCCTTTTGGACCATACATTTTATGTGCGGTAAATGAGGCTAAATCAATGTTTAAATCGTCAACATTAAATGGTATTTTTCCTACACTTTGAGTTGCGTCGGTATGTAATAAAATCCCTTTTTCACGGCAGATAGCACCAATAGATTTTATATCCTGAATTGTACCAATCTCATTATTAGCATGCATTATTGAAACTAAAAGTGTTTTATCTGTACAAGCATCTTTAAGAGCTTGTAAATCAATAAAACCTTCTTTTGATACAGGCAAATATGTAACTCTAACTCCTTTTCTTTCTAATGATTTACAAGTATCAATTACTGCTTTATGTTCTGTTGTTGCTGTAATAATATGATCTCCTTTTGTTGAATACATTTCAGCAACCCCTTTAATTGCAAGATTATTACTTTCAGTCGCTCCTGATGTAAATACAATCTCTTTAGATTCAGCCCCAATTGAATTGGATATAATACTCCTAGAATTCTCAACAGCAGACTCTGCATGCCATCCAAAATCATGATTTCTACTTGAAGCATTACCATATATTTCACAAAAATATGGTATCATTTCATCTAAAACTCTTTTATCAACTTGAGTTGTTGCATTATTATCTAAATAGATTGGAAGTTTCATTTTATTATTAAATATAAATTATTAGTAAAGGTTAAGACGAAATTATTGTAAAATAATTTCTTTACAAATATAAGTCTTTAAAATTATTTTTTATATATTGCAATTAAATTTAATTGATTACCTATTGTAAAGGTGATAAGCTTTTT
Above is a window of Chlorobiota bacterium DNA encoding:
- a CDS encoding peptidylprolyl isomerase; translated protein: MNKFYLVVIIFCFSVINIHSQVVSGSKRQLIDGVAAVVGNEVILKSNIIQQIYILIQQKQGNNLDVNDPKVFQQILNSVIDEKLVLAQAKEDSITVNDDEVQQALDMRLSGLIQQVGSEERLEKIYGMTMVQIRNEARELIKSQMLVENIQRRKFSNVKPTENDINEFYSSYKDSLPYVPEQFEIKHLALKIKPSQNAKELTIALANKIIDSLKNGGDFSDFAKRYSSDPGSAVKGGDLGFVGEGKFVKPFEDAAKQLSIMEISKPIETQFGFHIIQLLDKKNNEHHTRHILLKVIESDVDKTNLINRLNELKNKANSGESFDSLAKKFSEDESSRGSGGNLGKFSSEQLTPDYKRDLSNLKVGEISNPSIVSLSPTENAYHILKFSQKIPAHKLDPKEDRIQLARMATVYKQNKEYSKWLVELRSKIYWEIK
- a CDS encoding insulinase family protein, with product MFTNQEISAINKIDFKTYSLKNGLKIILYKNNKAPIVNILVWYHVGSKNELPNRTGFAHLFEHLMFQGSENLKKSEHFTYIQKVGGSLNGSTSFDRTDYHETLPSDYLELGLWLEADRMRALDLSQENFDNQRDVVFEEYNQRYVNAPYGKLFPLLTSMLFSDTNYSWTPIGNMDQLAESTLEECKAFHNKFYKPNNATLVVSGDFEYDDVIQLIEKHYSDIEQGDEVKFDGVIDNIITGQKRLIHKDNVPLSKVFIGFKGLKIGSENSETADILALIMEEGRSGRLQSSMVFNSNPIAQQVSCFNASFEKNGMIIFSATSNGISTPEELENMLMEQINLIKSEGISTRELQSAKNVMEASISNTFNYLSGVSNALASNHVFLNDINRINLEFSKYNSITKDNVKAFANEILEFNKSCVLHFVPE
- a CDS encoding iron-sulfur cluster assembly accessory protein; amino-acid sequence: MSDILDIEILSPKISNPSSPISITEKAVLEVHKIMEQNKIPSDYGLRVGVKGGGCSGLSYTLGFDSQKRDGDKEVLLGDVKLFVDAKSLFYLMGTELDFTDGLNGRGFTFNNPNAAKTCGCGSSFGV
- the iscU gene encoding Fe-S cluster assembly scaffold IscU, with translation MAYSDKVIDHFNNPRNVGTLDVSDATVGTGLVGAPECGDVMRLQIKINPETGVIEEAKFKTFGCGSAIASSSYATELIKGKTIEEAFELKNTQIVEDLNLPPVKIHCSVLAEDAIKAAVEDFKKKQATLIASVEVS
- a CDS encoding IscS subfamily cysteine desulfurase; translation: MKLPIYLDNNATTQVDKRVLDEMIPYFCEIYGNASSRNHDFGWHAESAVENSRSIISNSIGAESKEIVFTSGATESNNLAIKGVAEMYSTKGDHIITATTEHKAVIDTCKSLERKGVRVTYLPVSKEGFIDLQALKDACTDKTLLVSIMHANNEIGTIQDIKSIGAICREKGILLHTDATQSVGKIPFNVDDLNIDLASFTAHKMYGPKGVGALYVRKKKPRVRLASQIDGGGHERGMRSGTLNVPGIVGFGKALEIAINEMDQDTNHVIGLRKKLWDGINAKLDEIYINGPHPVIDSTRRLPGNLNISFAYVEGEGMMMGIKEIAVSSGSACTSATLEPSYVLKALGVGEDLAHSSIRFGLGRFTTEEEIDYTLDKLIGAVSHLRDMSPLYEMVKMGIDLNSIEWAHH